Within the bacterium genome, the region CGTGGCCGAGGGGCGCGTCGATCCCGCGAGCTACCGCCGCTGCGCGATCGTCCTGCCCGGCTCCGAGCTGCCCCGCGGCGGGGGCGGGCCGCGCTGCATGACGATGCCGCTGCGGCGCGCGCCGCTCAGAGCCGGCCCGGGACGCGCCGGCGTCCGTCGCCGTGCCCTTCAGCGGTTGCGCAGGTCGACGACCGTCATTAGTATCGGCGCCGGAAACGGTGAGGCCATGGATCGCACCCTGGAGGTTGGTCGTGAAGTCGAAGCTCGTTCTGATCGCGGCGTTGTCGCTGTGCGTGGTGTCGGTGGCGGCGGCCGGTGAGTGGCAGAAGTCGGCGGACCTGGGGCTGATGTTCAGCCAGAGCGGGTACAGCGGATCCTGGGCCGGCAGCGAGCTGGGCTCGGTGGTCTGGACCTTCAGCGGCGACGT harbors:
- a CDS encoding arginine deiminase family protein, with amino-acid sequence SGTNSFALAPGRVIVYARNVHTVEELDRHGFAVVEARDVAEGRVDPASYRRCAIVLPGSELPRGGGGPRCMTMPLRRAPLRAGPGRAGVRRRALQRLRRSTTVISIGAGNGEAMDRTLEVGREVEARSDRGVVAVRGVGGGGR